The following DNA comes from Pseudomonadota bacterium.
GTCGGTCCGCTCACCCCGAGCGGCAACGTCGACATCGTCGCGGTGGGTCAGGGCGGCATCTCGGTGATGCTAGGCAACGGCGACACAACGTTTGCCGCCCCGATGAACTACGCGGTGACAGGCCTCTCCCCGGTCTGCGCCGCCCTGGCCCCCCAGCAACAGGGCGCGCCGCTCTCGCTCTACGTTGCCGACAGCGCCAAGCACGTCAGCGTGCTCGCAGGCAACGGTGACGGCACGTTCAATGCCCCGCAGAACCAGAGCATCCCTGGCAGCCCCAGCTTCAACATCGCCGTGGGCGATTTCGACGGCGACAAGGTCGCCGATGTGGTGGTCGGAACCCAGAGCGCCGGCGTGGGAAGCGTCGTCGTGGTGCAGGGAAACATCGCCAACGGCTTCAGCGGTCAGACACAGTCCATTCCCGCGTCTGGCCAGTCCGCGAAGTCGGTGGTGATGGCCGACCTCAACCAAGACGGCAAGGTCGATCTCGCCAGCCTGAGCGGTCGCACGGTCTCGTACCCAGGCGGTCCCTCCACCACCCATCCCCTGCTGGGGGGCGTGGTGAGCGTCTTCCTCAATCCCGTGAGCGGCCCGGCCAGCGTCGTCGTCCCCAGCGACACCAACGATCAGGCGAGCGCCGATCTCGATGGCGACGGCGCTCCGGAGATCGTGACCACCTACCCCGCCAACAGCCTGGTGAGCGTCTTGCACGGCAACACCGACGGCTCGTTCAGCGCGCTGGCGAACATCAGCCTGCCCGGCGCAGCCCCGTCCGGCGTCAAGGTCGGCGACTTCAACAACGACGGCAAGCCCGACCTGGCGGTCCAGCTGTCCCTCCAGAGCAAGGTCGCCGTGCTCCTCGGCAACGGCAATGGCACCTTCCAGGCGCCGCAGAACCTCAGCGTGCCCGTCTCGGGCAAC
Coding sequences within:
- a CDS encoding VCBS repeat-containing protein, giving the protein PFTVLVQDVNGTTVSGATNAITIALDPSTPNGVQLFGTLQVNAVNGVATFSDVHVTPAGAGFVLAASATGLTADTSATFEVNPLAAAFATLRRDFTEGRAQNPTLWFNEDVDTLTHGHFTNSGHLDLVATNSSGTAVTVLLGNGDGTYQAPISLPLVNQHPVDVVAADFNGDGFDDLAVGCDHGFPAAVNILLSNGNGTFKGVTTVSTWVRPTALAVADLGDKHQSLVIAGRDGNQSGNPPDASVLVLRGNGDGTFATNAPVLTFAPYSVRDVVVGPLTPSGNVDIVAVGQGGISVMLGNGDTTFAAPMNYAVTGLSPVCAALAPQQQGAPLSLYVADSAKHVSVLAGNGDGTFNAPQNQSIPGSPSFNIAVGDFDGDKVADVVVGTQSAGVGSVVVVQGNIANGFSGQTQSIPASGQSAKSVVMADLNQDGKVDLASLSGRTVSYPGGPSTTHPLLGGVVSVFLNPVSGPASVVVPSDTNDQASADLDGDGAPEIVTTYPANSLVSVLHGNTDGSFSALANISLPGAAPSGVKVGDFNNDGKPDLAVQLSLQSKVAVLLGNGNGTFQAPQNLSVPVSGN